ACGTTTGTGATGTTTGATGTGAAGTTGTCACTTGCATCACTTCAGCGGCTCTTTTGTGGCACATTTAGGCCCCCTGCTGGAGAATAAGAGCAACAGCAATGACTTGCCACAAATAATGGACAGTAACCCCCGTGTGACATCCTCCTAGGCATTAtacgaaacacaaaaaaagaaaattgtaattaaaatatacatatatatatatatatatatatatatatatatatatatatacattaaaaactaaaaattataaaattattataaaattagtataaaataaacaataatatatatatattatataataaaacaaaaaataaaataactataaatcaaattaacaattctatatatacatacatacatacatacatatatattatatatgttatttaataaaacaacaGACATAATTTCTTCTTCCTACCATGTTTATTTACGGGTATGGAGACAGGAAATGAAAATCTGCCAGCGGTCATCTTGGGCCATCCAAAGTCAAAACTTGCTTGTGGATGTGAATTTCAACATTTATGTGGGTTGCTCCCTGGGGCGGGTGACGTACTGCCACCACAGAGGTGGCAGGTCGCCCTCCTTGCGGGCCGGGGGGAGGGCTTCCGTCTTGGGCCCGTCGGCCGGGGTCTCTGCCTGCAGCTGAGCCACCTGCAAAGTcacagtgggggggggggttaattcTCCATGTTTATTGGCTCAGGACCCGGACCACCTTTGCTGCTGCCTTAGGGAGGCCAAAAACGACTGCAACAGGGTGACTCGGACGCGGCCAGCAAACGTTACAAAGTCGACAACCTGCtggattcatttttgattggatGCTCTCAAACAGGGAGAAAACGTGGCACGATGTGGCGCACCTCTTTATCCCAGCTGAGCTCCCTCAACTTCTTCCACTGCTCCCTCTTGGCGAAGTAGTCGGGGTACGCGGCCTTCTCCGACGGGTGCCAGAACTCCAGGACCCACTCGGGCACCTGCCGCCACAAAAGGCAAACACATTTCCATCTGTGTTTTCGACACAACCCAGAACATTTCCAAACAAGGGAAGAAATCATTTGGGCTGTTGTTCCCACACCAGCCAGCAGAGGGCGGTAACAAACGTTGCACACCAAAAGATTTTGGCTGTGAAAAGGTCATACTAAATATGTTGTCGGGTGACCTTGTAGCACTCGTAGCGCTCGTAGGAGGTGCCGCCGGGCGAGTCGGGGAAGATGTACGGCTGCGGATGCTGCTTGCTCCAGAACTCCTCCTCGCCCTCCTTCAGCATCCTGGTGGCCTTCATCATGTCCTTCTCATCCTTGTTGGCGTCAAAGCGGGCGCGCAGCATGCACGCGTAGAAGCGATACTTGTCCCTGGAGCGCCACAAAAACGTTAACGACAATTTCAGTTTGCTGATCCTCCGCGTGTTCAAGTGatctgacagctaaggctgtttgaaagcacgaAATAAAGATGACCAGACTTGAAATATGAAAAATTCAATAATTCTTTCAGTTCTTCAACAAACACGTGAAACAAAACAACTATGTTGGCTGCAAGaaattgtagtttaaaaaaaaaaatgtagccagTGGCAAATTAGCATTTGTAGTTTTGGTGCAATTCACAGCAACATAGCGCTAGCCGGAAAAGTGCCAATCACGGCAAAATATCCGTTTGGTATTCTAAAATTAATAACAGCTAAGGTTTAAACAGCTTTGTGTGAAGGAAATTAAACGTTTTCAGTTAAACAAAACAACTGGAAGGGAACTGAGTTCATTCTAGTGATAATAATGGCGTCATGAAttgcaaacaataaaaataaccaATCATTTGACTGAATTTTAAACCATTGCTGTAACTTGTTAGTGGACATTGTCACAATATATTCAGTTTTGAATTTTATCTTTGATTTTACAATGTCATTTTCATCACGTTTATACAAATTTATTTCAACCGTATTAGTTATTAATTTGATAGCAACATTCTTGTTGGATGTCGCCGACAATCACAAGTTTGATGTGACAGTGACCTGCTTAGCTAGCAGTTAGCTTAGCCGTATGTGGCCGACGGGACGCGACCGTTCGATTTCTTGCGTTAGTGCGTCTCACCGAAAAATACACCACGACTCGATGTGTCGCAGCGATTTCTTGTAGAGCCGCATGAC
This portion of the Festucalex cinctus isolate MCC-2025b chromosome 19, RoL_Fcin_1.0, whole genome shotgun sequence genome encodes:
- the ndufb9 gene encoding NADH dehydrogenase [ubiquinone] 1 beta subcomplex subunit 9; translated protein: MASAYLTHQQKVMRLYKKSLRHIESWCIFRDKYRFYACMLRARFDANKDEKDMMKATRMLKEGEEEFWSKQHPQPYIFPDSPGGTSYERYECYKVPEWVLEFWHPSEKAAYPDYFAKREQWKKLRELSWDKEVAQLQAETPADGPKTEALPPARKEGDLPPLWWQYVTRPREQPT